In the genome of Cronobacter malonaticus LMG 23826, one region contains:
- a CDS encoding respiratory chain complex I subunit 1 family protein produces MQNLIFPLLQALALFACAPLLAGVTRVARARLHNRRGPGVLQEYRDLIKLLGRQSVAPAASGWVFRFTPYAMLAVMFTIAAALPVVTVRSPLPGAGDLITLIYLFAIARFFFAIAGLDTGSPFTGIGASREAMLGVLVEPILLLGLWVAATVAGSTHISQIAARVYEWPVAHSLTLVLALAACAFATFIEMGKLPFDLAEAEQELQEGPLSEYSGAGFALLKWGVSLKQLVVLQMFVGVFVPWGQMLTFSLSGMAIALALAVVKLLVGVLIIALFENSMARLRFNAVSRVTWTGFGLAFLAFVSLLAA; encoded by the coding sequence ATGCAAAACCTGATTTTCCCTCTTTTACAGGCGCTGGCGCTCTTTGCCTGCGCGCCCTTGCTCGCGGGCGTCACCCGCGTGGCGCGCGCGCGTCTGCATAATCGTCGCGGGCCCGGCGTGCTTCAGGAGTATCGCGATCTCATCAAATTGCTGGGTCGCCAGAGCGTCGCGCCTGCGGCGTCCGGCTGGGTGTTCCGGTTCACGCCGTACGCCATGCTGGCGGTGATGTTCACCATCGCCGCCGCGCTGCCGGTCGTGACCGTTCGCTCACCGCTCCCGGGCGCGGGGGATCTGATCACGCTGATTTATCTCTTCGCCATCGCGCGCTTCTTTTTCGCCATTGCCGGGCTGGATACCGGCAGCCCGTTCACCGGGATTGGCGCAAGCCGCGAGGCGATGCTGGGCGTGCTGGTGGAGCCGATTCTGCTGCTCGGCCTGTGGGTCGCGGCGACGGTGGCGGGTTCAACGCACATCAGCCAGATAGCCGCACGCGTCTATGAGTGGCCCGTTGCGCACAGCCTGACGCTGGTGCTGGCGCTTGCCGCCTGCGCCTTCGCGACGTTTATCGAAATGGGCAAGCTGCCGTTCGATCTCGCCGAAGCGGAGCAGGAGTTACAGGAAGGCCCGCTGTCGGAATACAGCGGCGCGGGCTTTGCGCTGCTGAAATGGGGCGTCAGCCTCAAGCAACTGGTGGTGTTACAGATGTTCGTCGGCGTGTTTGTGCCCTGGGGCCAGATGCTGACCTTCAGCCTGAGCGGCATGGCGATAGCCCTGGCGCTGGCCGTCGTCAAACTGCTGGTGGGCGTGCTTATCATCGCGCTCTTTGAAAACAGCATGGCGCGCCTGCGCTTTAACGCCGTTTCGCGCGTCACCTGGACCGGTTTCGGCCTGGCCTTT